The following proteins are encoded in a genomic region of Aliiroseovarius sp. F47248L:
- the murC gene encoding UDP-N-acetylmuramate--L-alanine ligase: protein MNAAATKLPTEMGMIHFVGIGGIGMSGIAEVLLNHGYRVQGSDLKTSKITDRLKDLGAEIFVGQRAENLENAEVVVISSAIKPGNPELDAARARGLPVVRRAEMLAELMRLKSNIAIAGTHGKTTTTTMVAELLVHGGIDPTVINGGVIHAYGSNARMGQGEWMVVEADESDGTFNRLPATIAIVTNIDPEHMEHWGDFDTLRQGFLDFVSNIPFYGLAVCCTDHPEVQALVGKITDRRVVTYGFNAQADVRAVNLTYKGGVAQFDIELHNEGTRIDGCTLPMPGDHNVSNALSAVAVARHLGMKRDEIRTALKNFGGVNRRFTRVGEVNGITIIDDYGHHPVEIAAVLKAARQATEGRVIAVHQPHRYSRLHGLFEDFCACFNEADVVGIADVYAAGEDPIEGASRDDLVAGLVRHGHRHAIAIPDEDALTALVKDHANPGDMVVCLGAGTISTWANNLPKRLG from the coding sequence ATGAACGCAGCAGCGACCAAACTTCCCACCGAAATGGGGATGATCCATTTTGTTGGGATCGGCGGGATTGGCATGTCGGGCATCGCCGAGGTTCTATTGAACCATGGCTATCGGGTGCAGGGGTCGGACCTGAAGACCTCGAAAATCACCGATCGCCTGAAGGATCTGGGGGCCGAGATATTCGTCGGGCAACGCGCCGAGAACCTTGAGAATGCAGAGGTCGTGGTGATCTCGTCAGCCATCAAGCCGGGCAACCCGGAACTGGACGCGGCACGTGCACGTGGCCTGCCGGTGGTGCGCCGGGCCGAGATGCTGGCCGAGTTGATGCGCCTGAAATCCAACATCGCCATTGCGGGCACGCATGGCAAAACGACAACCACCACCATGGTCGCCGAGTTGCTGGTGCATGGCGGCATCGACCCCACCGTGATCAATGGCGGCGTCATTCACGCCTATGGCTCGAATGCGCGGATGGGGCAGGGTGAATGGATGGTCGTGGAAGCTGATGAAAGCGACGGCACATTCAACCGTTTGCCCGCGACCATCGCCATCGTGACCAATATCGACCCCGAGCATATGGAGCATTGGGGCGATTTTGACACGTTGCGTCAGGGCTTTCTTGATTTTGTGTCCAACATTCCGTTCTACGGTCTGGCCGTCTGTTGTACAGACCACCCGGAGGTGCAGGCATTGGTCGGCAAAATCACCGACCGCCGCGTCGTGACGTATGGGTTCAATGCGCAGGCCGATGTGCGGGCAGTGAACCTGACCTATAAGGGTGGTGTTGCGCAATTCGATATTGAGCTGCACAACGAAGGCACCCGGATCGACGGCTGCACTCTGCCGATGCCGGGGGATCACAATGTTTCGAACGCGCTGTCGGCCGTGGCGGTGGCCCGCCATCTGGGCATGAAGCGCGACGAAATTCGCACAGCATTGAAGAATTTCGGCGGCGTCAACCGACGGTTCACCCGTGTGGGCGAGGTCAATGGTATCACGATCATCGACGATTATGGTCACCACCCCGTAGAAATCGCCGCGGTTTTGAAAGCGGCACGTCAAGCGACCGAAGGTCGTGTGATCGCCGTGCATCAACCCCACCGCTATAGCCGCCTACACGGATTGTTCGAAGACTTCTGCGCTTGTTTTAACGAGGCCGACGTGGTGGGCATTGCCGATGTCTATGCTGCTGGCGAGGACCCGATCGAAGGCGCAAGCCGCGACGACCTGGTCGCGGGACTCGTGCGCCACGGTCACCGCCATGCCATCGCGATCCCGGACGAGGATGCGCTGACTGCGCTTGTCAAAGACCATGCCAATCCCGGTGATATGGTGGTGTGTCTTGGGGCGGGCACGATCTCGACCTGGGCAAACAATCTGCCGAAACGATTGGGCTGA
- the murG gene encoding undecaprenyldiphospho-muramoylpentapeptide beta-N-acetylglucosaminyltransferase — MNEPQPLLIIAAGGTGGHMFPAQALAEAMLRKGWRVKLSTDARGARYTGGFPHVVEIEEVSSATFARGGILAKAFVPMRIGAGIIGAVLKMRRDKPKAVVGFGGYPTIPALAAAKVLNLPRMIHEQNGVLGRVNKIFATRVDAVACGTWPTELPDGANGIYTGNPVRAEVLARDTSGYIAPGDYPMSILVIGGSQGARALSDTVPPAIAALPTELSQHISVSHQARDEDMERVSTFYAEHGIRADVQPFFNDIPRRMSEAQLVISRAGASSVADISVIGRPSILVPYPYATDDHQTANARGLVEAGAAILIPESRLDVDTLSEQIRTVLDNPEGAMQMSRAAQGHARPDATEALVDLVERLTRTAPTA; from the coding sequence ATGAACGAGCCACAGCCCCTTCTAATCATCGCAGCCGGCGGCACGGGTGGGCACATGTTCCCTGCCCAAGCCCTTGCTGAAGCGATGTTGCGTAAAGGATGGCGGGTGAAACTGTCCACCGACGCGCGCGGCGCACGGTACACGGGCGGCTTCCCCCATGTTGTCGAGATCGAGGAGGTCTCTTCGGCAACCTTCGCGCGTGGAGGGATTTTGGCCAAGGCATTTGTGCCCATGCGCATTGGTGCAGGCATCATTGGCGCAGTTCTGAAAATGCGCCGTGACAAACCCAAGGCGGTCGTTGGTTTTGGAGGTTATCCGACCATTCCCGCGCTGGCAGCGGCCAAGGTGTTGAACTTACCGCGCATGATCCACGAACAAAATGGCGTGCTGGGGCGGGTAAACAAGATTTTCGCAACGCGGGTCGATGCAGTTGCCTGCGGCACATGGCCGACCGAACTGCCGGACGGCGCGAATGGGATCTATACCGGCAACCCGGTCCGGGCAGAGGTGCTGGCCCGTGACACCTCGGGCTATATCGCGCCCGGCGACTATCCGATGTCGATCCTTGTGATCGGTGGCTCGCAGGGCGCGCGCGCCTTGTCAGATACTGTGCCACCTGCGATTGCCGCCCTGCCGACCGAGTTGTCGCAGCACATCTCGGTCAGTCATCAGGCCCGTGATGAGGATATGGAGCGGGTCAGTACGTTCTATGCCGAACATGGCATCCGGGCCGATGTGCAGCCCTTTTTTAACGATATCCCACGCCGCATGTCAGAGGCCCAACTGGTGATCAGTCGGGCAGGTGCCTCGTCGGTGGCGGATATTTCGGTGATTGGTCGCCCATCGATCCTTGTGCCTTATCCTTACGCGACGGACGATCACCAGACGGCAAATGCGCGCGGATTGGTCGAAGCTGGCGCAGCGATCCTGATTCCCGAAAGCCGGTTGGATGTGGATACGTTGTCCGAGCAGATCAGAACGGTTCTGGACAATCCCGAAGGGGCGATGCAAATGTCGCGCGCCGCGCAAGGGCACGCCCGGCCAGACGCGACCGAAGCGTTGGTGGATTTGGTCGAGCGATTGACACGAACCGCCCCAACTGCATGA
- a CDS encoding DUF2484 family protein produces MSAPLIAAALWVIAASAVAFLPMRRQFAPGLVLLVAAPVLIVWIGMSHGWLWSAIGLGAFISKFRRPLWYLARKTLGQV; encoded by the coding sequence ATGAGCGCGCCGCTGATTGCCGCAGCCCTTTGGGTGATTGCCGCCAGCGCCGTGGCATTTCTGCCCATGCGTCGCCAATTCGCGCCGGGTCTGGTGCTTCTGGTCGCGGCACCCGTTCTGATCGTCTGGATCGGGATGTCACATGGGTGGCTATGGTCTGCCATTGGATTGGGTGCTTTCATTTCCAAGTTTCGCCGCCCGCTTTGGTATCTGGCCCGCAAAACGTTGGGGCAGGTATGA
- a CDS encoding DUF2484 family protein yields MTLSLILTCFWAVIAQIIALFPSRDHHWRVAYVLIAVGIPLLGYVVYENGPLVGGLVLIAAMSILRWPVIYLIRWLRKTRG; encoded by the coding sequence ATGACGCTGTCGCTGATCCTTACCTGTTTCTGGGCCGTCATCGCGCAAATCATCGCGCTGTTTCCATCGCGGGATCATCATTGGCGGGTGGCTTACGTCTTGATTGCCGTGGGCATTCCGCTATTGGGTTACGTCGTATACGAAAACGGACCGCTGGTGGGCGGGCTGGTCTTGATTGCAGCGATGTCGATCTTGCGCTGGCCAGTGATTTACCTGATCCGGTGGCTGCGCAAGACACGAGGTTGA
- the murB gene encoding UDP-N-acetylmuramate dehydrogenase codes for MTHPSKIETRGTLVQEKDLSALTWLRVGGPAEWFFMPADEDDLAAFLAALDPEVPVFPMGVGSNLIVRDGGIRGVVIRLGRGFNGIEIDGNRVTAGVAALDAHVARKAADAGVDLTFLRTIPGAIGGAVRMNAGCYGSYVADVFVEAQAVTRAGKRVTLTADDLNFQYRQSDLPDGCVIISATFEGPTGEPAELVARMDAQLAKRDQTQPTKDRTAGSTFRNPAGFSSTGRTDDSHELKAWKVIENAGMRGATLGGAQMNTMHANFLTNTGDATAADLEGLGEEVRKKVYEHSGIELVWEIMRVGELAEK; via the coding sequence GTGACCCACCCAAGCAAGATCGAAACGCGTGGAACTTTGGTGCAGGAAAAGGACTTGTCTGCGCTGACATGGCTGCGTGTTGGTGGCCCGGCAGAGTGGTTCTTCATGCCCGCGGACGAGGATGATCTGGCCGCGTTTCTCGCCGCGCTCGACCCTGAAGTGCCGGTGTTTCCCATGGGCGTCGGGTCAAACCTGATTGTGCGCGATGGCGGCATTCGAGGTGTGGTGATCCGGCTGGGGCGGGGCTTCAACGGGATTGAGATTGATGGCAACCGCGTGACAGCGGGCGTTGCTGCATTGGATGCGCACGTGGCGCGCAAAGCAGCGGACGCGGGTGTTGATTTGACCTTCCTGCGCACCATTCCCGGTGCCATCGGCGGCGCGGTGCGGATGAATGCGGGTTGCTATGGCTCCTACGTCGCAGATGTATTCGTCGAAGCACAAGCCGTCACGCGGGCAGGTAAGCGGGTGACGCTGACCGCAGACGACCTGAACTTCCAATATCGCCAGTCAGATCTGCCAGACGGGTGCGTGATCATCAGCGCTACCTTCGAAGGCCCAACGGGCGAACCTGCCGAGTTGGTCGCCCGTATGGACGCGCAACTGGCCAAGCGGGATCAGACCCAACCCACCAAGGACCGAACCGCCGGATCGACCTTCCGCAACCCGGCAGGGTTCAGCTCGACCGGGCGCACCGATGACAGTCACGAGCTGAAAGCGTGGAAGGTGATTGAAAATGCGGGCATGCGTGGCGCCACCCTTGGTGGGGCGCAGATGAACACGATGCACGCCAATTTCCTGACCAACACCGGTGACGCCACTGCCGCCGACCTTGAAGGATTGGGCGAAGAGGTCAGAAAAAAGGTTTACGAACACAGTGGCATAGAGCTAGTATGGGAAATCATGCGCGTGGGTGAATTGGCAGAAAAATAA
- a CDS encoding APC family permease, producing MKPAPLKRNLGLGLLTMYGVGVMVGAGIYVLVGAVAAEAGIWAPLAFVLAGVIAAPSALSYAELSSRIPEAAGEAAYVEKGLNSHLLAVFIGLAIVLAGTVSAAAVLRGGVGYLLSLIDIPSTWAIIGIGVALTLVAVAGVLESLALVALFTIIEVLGLATVIWAGFSAPPVAEFTDLSSIYWPGVAGAAALAFFAFIGFEDMVNMAEEARDPTRTVPRAILIALVVTTALYAMVSLAAIRAVPVDELAGSDRPLVLVWEAAFLMSPAMLGAIAVVAALNGVLAQIIMAARVLFGLGRRERFLSIFYRAHPRFGTPILATVLLGVGVVAAALALPVSDLAEVTSTVLLVVFAVVNIALIALKRKEPEAPFRTAQWVPWLGLVAALLALVASFLTGEMQ from the coding sequence ATGAAACCAGCCCCGCTGAAACGCAATCTCGGTCTTGGCCTTTTGACCATGTATGGCGTCGGCGTCATGGTGGGGGCTGGCATCTATGTGCTGGTGGGTGCTGTTGCTGCCGAAGCGGGTATCTGGGCGCCACTGGCCTTCGTGCTGGCCGGGGTAATCGCAGCCCCGTCCGCCCTGTCATATGCCGAACTTAGCTCGCGCATCCCCGAAGCCGCGGGCGAGGCTGCTTATGTCGAAAAGGGGCTGAACAGTCATCTGCTGGCTGTGTTCATCGGTCTGGCGATTGTGCTGGCTGGCACAGTCTCTGCCGCAGCCGTATTGCGCGGCGGGGTCGGCTATCTGCTGTCGCTGATCGACATACCCTCGACTTGGGCGATCATCGGGATCGGAGTGGCCCTGACGCTGGTGGCCGTCGCGGGTGTTCTGGAAAGCCTTGCTCTTGTGGCCCTGTTTACCATCATCGAAGTGTTGGGGCTGGCCACTGTGATCTGGGCGGGGTTCAGCGCCCCGCCGGTGGCCGAGTTTACCGACCTGTCATCTATTTATTGGCCCGGCGTGGCAGGTGCCGCCGCTCTTGCCTTCTTTGCATTTATTGGGTTCGAGGACATGGTGAACATGGCCGAAGAAGCCCGCGACCCCACCCGCACTGTGCCACGTGCAATCTTGATTGCACTGGTTGTGACCACTGCGCTTTACGCCATGGTTTCGCTGGCGGCGATTAGGGCCGTGCCGGTGGACGAACTGGCTGGCTCTGACCGACCCTTGGTTCTGGTGTGGGAGGCCGCGTTCCTGATGTCCCCGGCCATGTTAGGGGCCATTGCAGTGGTTGCGGCGCTGAATGGTGTGTTGGCGCAGATCATTATGGCGGCGCGGGTGCTGTTTGGGTTGGGACGGCGTGAAAGGTTTCTGTCGATCTTCTATCGCGCCCATCCCCGGTTTGGAACGCCGATTCTGGCGACGGTTCTTTTGGGCGTTGGCGTGGTTGCAGCGGCTCTGGCATTGCCGGTGTCCGATCTGGCCGAAGTAACGTCGACCGTCCTTCTGGTCGTCTTTGCGGTCGTGAACATTGCCCTGATCGCACTGAAGCGCAAAGAACCTGAAGCCCCGTTTCGCACAGCACAATGGGTGCCCTGGCTTGGTCTGGTCGCGGCACTTTTGGCGCTTGTCGCGTCCTTTCTGACCGGTGAAATGCAATGA
- a CDS encoding Re/Si-specific NAD(P)(+) transhydrogenase subunit alpha, translated as MKIGVPKEVFEGENRVAMTPESAQMLQKLGYDCVIETKAGAAAGFSDAVYKEAGVEVVKTAAALWKAADIIAKVRPPNDAELKRLSSDKTLISFFNPGGNEAGMEKAKASGANVIAMEMVPRISRAQKMDALSSMANIAGYRAVIEAGNNFGRFFTGQVTAAGKVPPAKVLVVGAGVAGLAAIGTSTSLGAITYAFDVRPEVAEQVESMGAEFVYLDFEEDQQDGAATGGYASVSSPEFREAQLAKFRELAPEVDIVITTALIPNREAPELWTEDMVKAMKPGSVIVDLAAEKGGNCKLTVPDEKIVTDNGVTIIGYTDFPSRMASQASSLYANNIRHMMTDLTPEKDGKINHDMEDDVIRGATVTHQGEITFPPPPPKVQAIAAKPKAVVPELTPEEKRAAEVAAFKAQTKQQFTLLGVGGVLMLLLGLYAPASFMQHFIVFVLAVFVGFQVIWNVSHSLHTPLMAVTNAISSIIILGALMQIGSGSFLVILLAAVSIFMAGINIFGGFLVTRRMLAMFQKS; from the coding sequence GTGAAGATCGGTGTACCCAAGGAAGTTTTTGAGGGCGAAAACCGGGTCGCAATGACCCCGGAAAGTGCCCAGATGCTGCAAAAGCTGGGCTATGACTGCGTGATCGAAACCAAGGCCGGTGCGGCCGCGGGGTTTTCGGACGCAGTCTACAAAGAGGCAGGTGTCGAGGTCGTCAAGACTGCCGCCGCCCTTTGGAAGGCGGCTGACATCATCGCGAAAGTGCGCCCACCCAATGATGCTGAACTGAAGCGCTTGTCATCGGACAAAACGCTGATCAGCTTCTTCAATCCCGGCGGCAATGAGGCCGGGATGGAGAAGGCCAAAGCGTCAGGCGCAAATGTCATCGCCATGGAAATGGTGCCACGTATTTCGCGCGCGCAAAAGATGGACGCGCTGTCGTCGATGGCCAATATCGCGGGTTATCGCGCAGTGATCGAAGCGGGCAACAATTTTGGCCGCTTCTTCACCGGTCAGGTCACAGCCGCTGGTAAGGTGCCGCCAGCCAAGGTTCTGGTCGTCGGCGCCGGTGTTGCCGGTCTGGCCGCGATTGGCACCTCGACCTCGCTGGGCGCAATCACCTATGCGTTTGACGTGCGCCCGGAAGTGGCCGAGCAGGTTGAGTCGATGGGGGCCGAGTTCGTCTATCTGGATTTCGAGGAAGACCAGCAGGACGGCGCTGCCACCGGTGGCTATGCGTCTGTGTCCAGCCCGGAGTTCCGCGAGGCTCAGTTGGCCAAGTTCCGCGAACTAGCCCCGGAAGTCGACATTGTCATCACCACTGCGTTGATCCCCAACCGCGAAGCCCCCGAGCTTTGGACCGAAGACATGGTGAAAGCCATGAAACCCGGTTCAGTCATCGTAGACCTTGCGGCAGAGAAGGGCGGTAACTGCAAACTGACCGTGCCAGACGAGAAGATCGTGACCGATAATGGCGTGACCATCATCGGCTATACCGACTTCCCGTCGCGCATGGCGTCGCAGGCCTCCAGCCTTTATGCCAATAACATCCGCCACATGATGACTGATCTAACGCCTGAAAAGGACGGAAAGATCAATCACGACATGGAAGACGATGTGATCCGTGGCGCGACCGTGACACATCAGGGCGAGATTACGTTCCCGCCACCACCCCCGAAAGTGCAGGCCATCGCGGCCAAACCGAAAGCGGTGGTGCCGGAGCTGACACCGGAAGAAAAACGCGCCGCCGAAGTGGCCGCGTTCAAAGCCCAGACCAAACAGCAATTTACCTTGCTGGGGGTCGGTGGTGTGCTGATGCTGCTTCTTGGGCTTTATGCGCCCGCCAGCTTCATGCAGCACTTTATCGTCTTTGTGTTGGCCGTGTTTGTCGGCTTCCAGGTGATCTGGAATGTCTCGCACTCGCTGCACACGCCGCTGATGGCTGTCACCAACGCCATTTCGTCGATCATCATTCTGGGCGCACTGATGCAAATCGGGTCGGGGTCGTTCCTTGTGATCTTGTTGGCGGCGGTGTCCATCTTCATGGCCGGGATCAACATTTTCGGCGGGTTCCTCGTCACACGGCGCATGCTTGCCATGTTCCAGAAATCGTAA
- a CDS encoding methyltransferase: protein MKHLIRWLDMPPVWLVAMIALAFGLDHVAPGMGFGLSITYWLGNLLIVLGLCLLGIAMWEFMRARTTVIPGEQPTVLLTRGIYRWTRNPIYLGDAMILTGLILRWDVLPALLLVPVFTTIITKRFILWEEQALTANFGHAFIDWSGQVRRWV from the coding sequence ATGAAACATCTGATCCGCTGGCTTGATATGCCGCCGGTCTGGCTGGTGGCAATGATCGCATTGGCTTTCGGTTTGGACCATGTCGCGCCCGGGATGGGCTTCGGTCTGAGTATCACATATTGGTTGGGAAATCTGCTGATCGTGCTTGGTCTTTGTCTGCTGGGGATAGCGATGTGGGAATTCATGCGTGCCCGCACCACCGTAATCCCCGGCGAACAGCCGACAGTTTTGCTGACGCGCGGGATCTACCGCTGGACACGCAATCCCATCTATCTGGGCGACGCAATGATCCTGACGGGTCTTATACTTAGGTGGGATGTGTTGCCAGCGTTGCTGCTTGTGCCAGTGTTCACCACTATTATCACCAAGCGGTTCATTTTGTGGGAAGAACAGGCGTTGACCGCCAATTTCGGTCACGCTTTCATCGACTGGTCCGGGCAGGTGCGTCGCTGGGTTTGA
- a CDS encoding DMT family transporter, whose amino-acid sequence MNPSRGIALKLGSVAFFISLQSMVKAVTVHVPVGEAVFFRSLFALPVILGWLAYEGRLHSALRTTNPWGHISRGTIGVLAMTLSFTALGYLPLPEVTAIFYAAPIITVVLAAIFLGEQVRMVRIGAVLAGLVGVLVILWPRLEGFGGSGEDDALRAFGAVLALVAACCMAVAKILVRKLVGIDPPSTVVIYASMTAICLSLLSLPFGWVWPTGWEFALLLGAGLFGGVGQLMLTTAYTHADASTIAPFDYSSMIFALALGYVFFGELPTLQMLAGAGIVVCAGLVIIWRESQLGRDRSKSRAVGPPGS is encoded by the coding sequence ATGAACCCTTCACGCGGTATTGCCCTCAAACTCGGATCCGTCGCTTTTTTCATCTCGCTTCAGTCGATGGTGAAAGCCGTAACCGTCCATGTTCCAGTGGGCGAGGCCGTGTTTTTTCGTTCACTGTTCGCGCTGCCTGTGATCCTTGGTTGGTTGGCGTATGAGGGGCGGTTGCATTCCGCACTTCGCACCACCAATCCATGGGGGCATATCAGCCGGGGAACGATCGGTGTGTTGGCAATGACCCTTAGTTTCACCGCCCTAGGCTATCTACCACTGCCCGAAGTCACAGCGATTTTCTACGCTGCTCCGATCATTACCGTGGTGCTTGCCGCAATCTTTCTGGGCGAACAGGTGCGCATGGTGCGGATCGGCGCGGTGCTTGCGGGATTGGTGGGAGTTCTGGTGATCCTCTGGCCACGGCTGGAAGGTTTTGGCGGATCAGGCGAAGATGATGCGCTTCGGGCTTTTGGTGCCGTTCTGGCGCTGGTTGCTGCCTGTTGTATGGCTGTTGCGAAGATCCTTGTGCGCAAATTGGTGGGGATTGATCCGCCTTCCACAGTTGTCATCTACGCATCAATGACGGCGATTTGCCTGTCTCTGTTGTCGCTACCCTTCGGCTGGGTTTGGCCAACCGGGTGGGAGTTCGCGCTTTTGCTGGGGGCAGGGCTGTTTGGAGGGGTGGGGCAATTGATGCTGACCACGGCCTATACGCACGCCGATGCTTCGACCATCGCGCCGTTCGACTACTCTTCAATGATCTTTGCGCTGGCGCTTGGTTATGTCTTTTTCGGCGAGCTGCCGACGCTGCAAATGCTTGCGGGCGCGGGCATCGTCGTTTGCGCTGGGTTGGTGATCATCTGGCGCGAAAGCCAGCTTGGGCGCGACCGCTCGAAATCGCGCGCCGTCGGCCCTCCCGGCAGTTGA
- a CDS encoding NAD(P)(+) transhydrogenase (Re/Si-specific) subunit beta, protein MEFGFTTAAYVVAAVLFILSLGGLSGQESAKRAVWYGIVGMALAVVATLVGPGSGLWLLSILLIVGGGIIGTYVAQKVQMTEMPQLVAAMHSLVGLAAVFVGYNAHIELGNVLAMSEEARHGLEGFAALLAHKTPVEQNILRVELFLGVFIGAVTFTGSVIAYGKLAGKVTSAAEKLPGGHMLNAGAAIISLICLIWYFNTGGFLPLFIMTLAAFFIGYHLIMGIGGADMPVVVSMLNSYSGWAAAAIGFSLGNDLLIVVGALVGSSGAILSYIMCKAMNRSFISVILGGFGGTSGPAMEIEGEQIAIDADGVAAALEDADSVVIIPGYGMAVAQAQQNVAELTRRLRAKGKNVRFAIHPVAGRLPGHMNVLLAEAKVPYDIVLEMDEINDDFPSTDVAIVIGSNDIVNPAAQEDPNSPIAGMPVLECWKAKQVFVSKRGQGTGYSGIENPLFFKENTRMFYGDAKQSLDTLLTMIS, encoded by the coding sequence ATGGAATTTGGTTTCACCACAGCCGCATATGTTGTTGCGGCAGTTCTTTTCATCCTCTCCCTTGGCGGTTTGTCGGGGCAGGAAAGCGCGAAACGCGCGGTGTGGTATGGCATTGTCGGCATGGCGCTGGCGGTTGTTGCCACGCTGGTTGGCCCCGGTTCGGGCTTGTGGCTGTTGTCGATCCTTCTGATCGTCGGCGGTGGTATCATCGGCACCTATGTGGCGCAAAAGGTCCAGATGACCGAGATGCCTCAGCTTGTGGCGGCGATGCACTCGCTGGTTGGTCTGGCCGCCGTATTCGTGGGCTACAACGCCCATATCGAACTAGGCAATGTGCTGGCGATGAGCGAAGAAGCCCGCCACGGGCTTGAGGGTTTTGCTGCCCTTCTGGCGCATAAAACACCGGTTGAGCAGAACATCCTTCGGGTCGAGCTGTTCCTCGGTGTCTTCATTGGTGCCGTGACCTTCACCGGCTCAGTGATTGCCTATGGTAAGTTGGCCGGCAAGGTAACCTCGGCTGCGGAAAAGCTGCCCGGTGGGCATATGCTGAACGCGGGCGCTGCGATCATCTCGTTGATCTGCCTGATCTGGTATTTCAACACCGGTGGCTTCCTGCCTTTGTTCATCATGACGCTGGCCGCCTTTTTCATCGGCTACCACCTGATCATGGGCATCGGCGGCGCGGATATGCCCGTCGTTGTGTCGATGCTGAACAGCTATTCAGGCTGGGCCGCGGCGGCGATCGGCTTCTCGCTTGGCAACGATCTTCTGATCGTAGTCGGCGCGCTGGTTGGCTCGTCGGGTGCGATCCTGTCCTATATCATGTGTAAGGCGATGAACCGGTCGTTCATCAGCGTGATCCTGGGCGGCTTTGGTGGCACCTCTGGTCCCGCCATGGAAATCGAAGGCGAGCAGATTGCCATCGATGCCGATGGTGTGGCAGCCGCTTTGGAAGATGCCGACAGCGTGGTGATCATCCCCGGTTACGGTATGGCTGTGGCGCAAGCCCAGCAGAACGTGGCCGAGCTGACCCGCCGTCTGCGTGCCAAGGGCAAGAACGTTCGCTTCGCAATCCACCCGGTTGCGGGTCGTCTGCCCGGACACATGAACGTGCTGCTAGCGGAAGCCAAGGTTCCTTACGATATCGTGCTTGAGATGGACGAGATCAACGACGACTTCCCGTCGACGGATGTCGCCATCGTCATCGGCTCGAACGACATCGTGAACCCTGCTGCACAGGAAGACCCCAACAGTCCCATCGCCGGCATGCCGGTTCTGGAATGCTGGAAGGCGAAGCAGGTCTTCGTGTCGAAACGTGGTCAGGGGACCGGGTATTCGGGCATCGAGAACCCGCTGTTCTTCAAAGAAAACACCCGCATGTTCTATGGAGACGCGAAACAGTCGCTGGATACGCTACTGACGATGATCAGCTAA
- the ftsW gene encoding putative lipid II flippase FtsW, which yields MTEMVYGAVPARDGDPILPRWWRTIDKWSVSCILILFGIGILLGLAASPPLAERNGLSQFHYVERQLVFGLVALITLFATTMMSPQMVRRLGVMGFLVALVAVMFLPVLGTDFGKGAVRWYSLGFASIQPSEFLKPGFVVVAAWLMAASQEINGPPGRSMSLALVLVIVGFLALQPDFGQAALVLFGWGVMYFLAGAPILLLAAAAGVVVLGGMFAYNNSEHFARRIDGFLNPDVDPTTQLGYATNAIREGGFFGVGVGEGQVKWSLPDAHTDFIIAVAAEEYGLILVLVIIALYATIVVRSFLRLIRERDTFTRLAGSGLAAMFGIQALINMGVAVRLLPAKGMTLPFVSYGGSSLIAGGIALGMLLAFTRTRPQGRMQDVFANRQGR from the coding sequence ATGACAGAGATGGTATATGGCGCGGTTCCCGCGCGTGACGGCGACCCCATTCTTCCACGGTGGTGGCGGACGATCGACAAGTGGTCGGTGTCCTGCATCCTGATCCTGTTTGGGATCGGCATCCTGCTGGGGCTGGCCGCGTCGCCGCCCTTGGCGGAACGCAACGGGCTGTCGCAGTTTCACTATGTCGAACGCCAACTGGTGTTTGGTCTGGTCGCTCTGATCACCCTGTTTGCCACCACGATGATGAGCCCGCAAATGGTGCGCCGCCTTGGTGTGATGGGGTTTTTGGTTGCCTTGGTGGCGGTCATGTTCCTGCCGGTGCTGGGCACAGATTTCGGCAAAGGGGCGGTGCGCTGGTATTCGCTGGGCTTTGCCTCGATCCAGCCGTCCGAGTTCCTGAAGCCCGGTTTCGTCGTGGTCGCCGCGTGGCTTATGGCCGCCAGTCAAGAGATCAACGGTCCTCCCGGCCGCTCGATGTCTCTGGCGTTGGTTCTGGTGATCGTCGGTTTTCTCGCGCTGCAACCGGATTTCGGGCAGGCCGCGCTGGTGCTGTTTGGTTGGGGCGTGATGTATTTTCTGGCCGGTGCGCCGATCCTGCTTTTGGCCGCTGCTGCCGGGGTGGTCGTTCTGGGCGGGATGTTCGCCTATAACAATTCCGAGCACTTCGCCCGCCGCATCGACGGGTTTCTGAACCCCGATGTCGATCCGACAACGCAGCTTGGCTATGCCACCAATGCCATCCGCGAAGGCGGGTTCTTCGGTGTTGGCGTGGGCGAGGGGCAGGTGAAGTGGTCGTTGCCGGATGCGCATACAGATTTCATCATTGCAGTTGCCGCCGAAGAGTACGGCCTTATTCTGGTCCTTGTGATCATTGCGCTTTATGCCACCATCGTCGTGCGCAGCTTCCTGCGCCTGATCCGCGAACGTGACACGTTCACGCGTTTGGCAGGTTCGGGTCTGGCTGCGATGTTTGGCATTCAGGCGCTGATCAACATGGGTGTGGCGGTGCGCCTTCTGCCGGCCAAGGGCATGACGCTTCCGTTTGTCAGTTATGGTGGATCCTCCCTGATCGCGGGGGGGATTGCACTTGGCATGCTTTTGGCCTTTACCCGCACCCGCCCGCAAGGTCGCATGCAGGACGTATTTGCAAACAGGCAAGGACGATGA